In Limisalsivibrio acetivorans, one genomic interval encodes:
- a CDS encoding PAS domain-containing protein, giving the protein MPFDALKVRKKVFNTVAVILFLMLFLLTALEFYAEKSEMDSLRMNMSKQVRYAFNAEMRRVSKHYFYRIDTLLEGGKTAEALNNNNRQRLISLVSDDFEILRKENPYLELLHFQDSQNRSVLRMHKIDKFGDNLTDVRPLVADTNRLKAPLHGFELGKYGFYYRVSKPVFTNDGEHAGSVEFGIKLCYFFDILREIMPETTPVAVLSGIESASFPGLERGIIHNNKLIFSPDNNLGISAADASADDGYFLDNTTGKFIHAEVTDITDYKGRKIGELHAVRDATPMFNWSSVVLILMFVGGLGVCFTVLFMMNYGFAYFLRKLNRSKQDLDNLYELFNEGDTVIIKWKNNEYWDVEYATENIRRIFGYSRDSFLRNEIRYGDVIHPDDIDRVTDEVGEALRDNLAFFNHEPYRVLCPEGNYIWVHDSTKLIKNSRGVVTHFLGYLKNISEFINNNIELNEIRERYKLAAEGSNDGIWDWNVKNGEVYFSPRWKEMLGYNDEDIPHHVDSWANLIHPEDIDHVMSEVRRMLEGEIDFYETEHRVMAKDGSYRWILDRGKAFFDENGRPYRAVGFHTDITDKKTLELELESQRRFLQTLLENLPVPVYYKDTELNYIGCNDRFAEFSGIPKEDIIGKNAYDIVPPEQAELVHSRDEDALENPGELQIYESNINPIHCEEDVSVIFYKEAYRDASGEVAGIIGTIMDITQTKDLQRTLINSVFEMEVAKKNMDEAQRIARIGSWTWDFETGAVTWSDENYRILDIEIREVEPGFDVMMSFIHPEDRRAVKEEAEASVKERRRYSIDHRIVRRDGTIRIVEGRGELVYGEDNEPVSMIGTIQDVTELRNAQNELSDLNSRLMEYTEIVDEYVITFRTSSEGVLDYVSNALCRISGYDRKELIGKHHRVLKHPDMDEESYSKIWATLKGGKVWHGELKQMCKNGSEYWVKTSISPTFDRNEQINGFTAISQDITDKKKIEVLSVTDRLTRIYNRIRLDEVFRNEIVRSERYGTIFSIIILDIDKFKNVNDTYGHQTGDEVLKRTAELLLNNIRSADTVGRWGGEEFLIICPETDINGAKELAEKLRLVIAEEDFGEAGTITCSFGATQYIEGSTENIMMKYADEALYKAKRSGRNRTEAIPVPPSEVK; this is encoded by the coding sequence ATGCCCTTCGATGCGTTGAAAGTCAGGAAAAAGGTTTTTAACACCGTTGCTGTTATCCTTTTTCTGATGCTTTTCCTGTTAACCGCACTCGAATTCTACGCCGAAAAAAGCGAGATGGACAGCTTGCGCATGAACATGTCAAAGCAGGTTCGATACGCCTTTAACGCAGAGATGAGAAGGGTATCCAAACATTATTTCTACCGAATAGACACCCTTCTGGAGGGTGGAAAGACCGCCGAAGCCCTTAACAACAATAATCGTCAACGTCTGATATCCCTGGTATCGGACGACTTTGAGATACTTCGCAAAGAGAACCCGTATCTGGAACTCCTCCATTTTCAGGATTCCCAGAACCGCTCTGTACTCAGGATGCATAAGATCGATAAGTTCGGCGACAACCTAACCGATGTACGCCCCCTCGTTGCCGATACAAACAGGCTTAAAGCCCCGCTACACGGCTTTGAGCTGGGGAAATACGGATTCTACTACCGTGTTTCAAAGCCCGTATTCACAAATGACGGGGAGCACGCGGGGAGTGTGGAATTCGGCATCAAGCTTTGCTATTTCTTTGACATTTTACGTGAAATAATGCCCGAGACCACCCCTGTAGCTGTTCTCAGCGGCATAGAGAGTGCGTCCTTTCCCGGCCTGGAGCGGGGAATTATCCATAACAACAAGCTTATTTTTTCACCGGACAATAACCTCGGGATTAGCGCAGCAGATGCTTCTGCCGATGATGGATACTTTTTGGACAACACCACTGGCAAGTTCATCCACGCCGAAGTCACCGACATAACGGACTACAAGGGGAGAAAAATAGGCGAACTCCATGCAGTGCGTGATGCTACACCGATGTTTAACTGGTCATCCGTTGTACTGATCCTTATGTTCGTGGGCGGGCTGGGAGTATGCTTTACAGTACTTTTCATGATGAACTACGGTTTCGCGTACTTCCTCAGAAAGCTTAACAGATCAAAACAGGATCTGGACAACCTTTACGAGCTCTTCAACGAAGGTGACACGGTAATCATTAAATGGAAGAACAACGAATACTGGGATGTGGAATACGCTACGGAAAACATCAGGAGGATCTTCGGCTATTCGAGGGATTCATTCCTCAGAAATGAAATAAGATATGGAGATGTTATCCATCCCGATGATATTGATCGTGTAACCGATGAGGTCGGCGAAGCACTGCGTGATAACCTCGCCTTCTTTAACCATGAACCATACAGAGTATTGTGCCCCGAAGGTAATTATATATGGGTACATGACAGTACAAAGCTAATCAAAAACAGCAGAGGAGTTGTAACCCATTTCCTCGGATATCTTAAGAACATATCTGAATTCATTAATAATAATATTGAACTGAATGAGATAAGGGAACGTTATAAACTCGCCGCAGAGGGCTCCAATGACGGCATCTGGGACTGGAACGTGAAAAACGGCGAGGTCTATTTCTCTCCCAGATGGAAGGAGATGCTCGGTTATAACGATGAGGACATCCCCCATCATGTAGACTCTTGGGCAAACCTGATCCATCCCGAGGATATAGACCATGTGATGAGCGAGGTCCGCCGGATGCTCGAGGGTGAGATAGACTTCTATGAAACCGAACACCGGGTCATGGCAAAGGACGGTTCATACAGGTGGATACTGGACAGGGGAAAAGCGTTCTTTGATGAAAATGGTCGACCTTATAGAGCCGTAGGCTTCCATACAGATATAACAGACAAAAAAACCCTTGAGCTAGAGTTGGAGAGCCAGAGAAGGTTTTTACAGACCCTTCTGGAAAACCTCCCCGTACCCGTATATTACAAAGATACCGAGCTCAACTACATAGGTTGCAATGACCGTTTCGCAGAATTCTCAGGAATACCTAAAGAGGACATAATAGGGAAGAACGCATACGATATAGTACCCCCCGAACAGGCAGAACTTGTGCACAGCAGGGATGAGGATGCCCTTGAAAACCCTGGCGAACTGCAGATATATGAGTCAAATATTAACCCCATCCACTGTGAAGAGGATGTGAGCGTCATCTTCTACAAAGAGGCCTATAGGGATGCAAGCGGAGAAGTCGCCGGCATCATAGGCACTATCATGGATATAACCCAGACAAAAGACCTCCAGAGAACACTCATCAACAGTGTTTTCGAGATGGAGGTAGCCAAGAAGAACATGGACGAAGCCCAGCGCATCGCCCGAATTGGCAGCTGGACATGGGACTTCGAAACAGGCGCTGTGACATGGAGTGATGAAAACTACCGTATTCTGGACATTGAGATAAGGGAGGTTGAGCCGGGATTCGATGTGATGATGAGCTTCATCCACCCCGAGGACAGGAGGGCGGTTAAAGAAGAGGCGGAGGCCTCTGTTAAGGAAAGACGCAGATACAGCATAGATCACCGCATCGTCAGACGTGACGGAACCATACGCATCGTCGAAGGGCGTGGCGAGCTCGTTTACGGTGAAGATAATGAACCTGTCTCCATGATAGGAACTATACAGGATGTCACAGAACTGCGTAATGCCCAGAACGAGCTGAGCGACCTTAACAGCCGCCTTATGGAGTACACAGAGATCGTTGATGAATACGTCATCACCTTCCGAACCAGCTCCGAAGGGGTCCTTGATTATGTAAGCAACGCACTCTGCAGGATCTCCGGCTACGACCGTAAGGAGCTTATCGGCAAACACCACAGAGTACTCAAACATCCCGATATGGACGAGGAGAGCTATTCCAAAATCTGGGCAACCCTTAAAGGTGGAAAAGTATGGCACGGCGAGCTAAAGCAGATGTGCAAGAACGGCTCTGAATACTGGGTAAAAACGAGTATATCACCCACCTTTGACCGTAATGAACAGATCAACGGATTCACCGCCATCAGTCAGGATATAACAGATAAAAAGAAGATCGAGGTTCTCTCCGTAACGGATAGGCTCACAAGGATCTACAACCGTATCCGACTGGATGAGGTTTTCAGAAACGAGATTGTGCGAAGTGAGCGCTATGGAACCATCTTCTCCATCATCATTCTCGATATAGACAAGTTCAAGAATGTAAACGACACCTACGGGCACCAAACGGGGGATGAGGTTCTCAAAAGAACAGCCGAACTCCTGCTGAACAATATACGTTCCGCAGATACTGTAGGTCGCTGGGGTGGCGAAGAGTTCCTTATCATCTGTCCCGAAACAGATATAAACGGCGCGAAAGAACTCGCCGAGAAGCTTCGTCTTGTAATTGCAGAAGAGGATTTCGGCGAGGCGGGCACAATCACCTGCAGCTTCGGTGCAACCCAATACATAGAAGGCTCCACAGAGAACATCATGATGAAATACGCCGATGAAGCGCTTTATAAGGCAAAGCGGAGCGGACGAAACCGTACAGAGGCGATACCAGTACCCCCATCCGAAGTAAAATAA
- a CDS encoding TsoY family (seleno)protein, whose product MALKKGLGESYTPMYFLASLGSGGMAVSFFIYLMFMVDHPNTPLATFDFIYPVLTGGNIAISALVLLVLALILVFAYLHFRLLVWNIKEYSAFRRTEDYNKLRESDSGVVLMAEPLTYAMTVNVSFVLGAVFVPRLWTIVEFMFPGAIAAFLIIGGYALRIFVGYFGRTIMKGNYSFEKNNSLSQMLGVFAFSMVAVGLAAPAAMSHIKLTSAIGMFFSVFFLVLAISLAIVKMTLGMYSIFRYGISKEASPSLWIAIPIITLMGITMVRLTMALHHNYDVPLNPVFLYVASSSLISLQIVFGIVGYSVMKRIGYFRDYVYGSEKSPGAFALVCPGVAIVVFGMFFIYYGLYQNGIVDRFSIPYFLIIAPLTFIQIKTAMIVFRLNRKLISDQGGLNKAGKLGYTQ is encoded by the coding sequence ATGGCGCTAAAGAAAGGACTGGGTGAAAGCTATACTCCCATGTATTTCCTCGCATCACTCGGCAGCGGAGGCATGGCTGTTTCATTCTTCATCTACCTGATGTTCATGGTAGACCACCCGAATACGCCGCTTGCGACTTTTGATTTTATCTATCCAGTGCTTACAGGCGGCAACATTGCAATATCCGCCCTGGTGCTGCTTGTGCTTGCCTTGATACTAGTTTTTGCATATCTGCATTTCAGGCTCCTTGTATGGAACATCAAGGAATACTCTGCCTTCAGAAGAACCGAAGATTACAATAAACTTCGAGAATCAGATAGCGGCGTGGTTCTTATGGCAGAACCGCTGACCTACGCCATGACAGTAAACGTATCCTTCGTTCTTGGTGCAGTCTTTGTACCCAGGCTATGGACCATAGTTGAATTCATGTTCCCCGGTGCGATTGCTGCATTCCTCATAATCGGCGGATACGCCCTTAGGATCTTTGTTGGTTATTTTGGCAGAACAATCATGAAAGGGAATTACAGTTTTGAAAAGAACAATAGCCTCTCACAGATGCTCGGTGTTTTCGCATTTTCCATGGTTGCTGTGGGTCTTGCAGCACCTGCGGCAATGAGCCATATCAAGCTGACATCAGCCATAGGGATGTTCTTCTCTGTGTTTTTCCTTGTCCTTGCCATCTCCCTTGCAATCGTTAAAATGACGCTGGGTATGTACTCAATTTTTCGCTACGGGATATCCAAAGAGGCATCACCGAGCCTTTGGATAGCGATACCGATCATTACTCTCATGGGGATAACCATGGTCAGGCTTACTATGGCTCTGCATCATAACTATGACGTACCGCTTAATCCTGTATTCCTCTATGTCGCATCCTCAAGCCTCATCTCTTTACAGATCGTATTCGGTATAGTCGGCTATTCAGTAATGAAGAGGATAGGGTACTTCAGGGATTACGTGTACGGCTCGGAAAAGAGCCCCGGTGCCTTTGCCCTTGTATGCCCGGGTGTGGCGATTGTTGTCTTCGGAATGTTCTTTATCTACTATGGACTTTACCAGAACGGAATCGTCGACAGATTCAGCATCCCATACTTCCTTATCATTGCACCGCTGACCTTTATCCAGATAAAGACAGCCATGATCGTTTTCAGGCTGAACAGAAAGCTGATCTCCGATCAGGGTGGACTCAATAAAGCTGGTAAATTAGGCTACACTCAGTAA
- the leuC gene encoding 3-isopropylmalate dehydratase large subunit: MGKNLFQKVWERHKVRDLPGGQVQLFIGLHLIHEVTSPQAFAMLRELDLKVAHPERTFATCDHIIPTDNRSRPFEDPLAEEMMQALEKNTSDFGIKFFSPDSGGQGVVHIVGPEQGLTQPGMTVACGDSHTATHGAFGAISFGIGTSQVRDVLATQTMSISPFKVRKVEVNGKLGPMVTAKDIILHVIRKLGVNGGLGYAYEFCGEAIESLSMEGRMTLCNMAIEGGARAGYVNPDEKTFEYLKGRPFVPQGEEFEKRKEYWKSIASDADAEYDDVVSFDASEIEPMVTWGINPEQGAGVTENIPEPETLSMKEALEYMDFQAGRPIEGTKVDVCFIGSCTNGRIEDFRAAAEYLKGRKVASNVKALAVPGSQIVKEQAEKEGLDKIFIEAGFEWREPGCSMCLAMNPDKLVGREISASTSNRNFKGRQGSSTGRTLLMSPVMVAAAAVKGEVADARKVFGGAE; encoded by the coding sequence ATGGGTAAAAACCTATTCCAGAAAGTATGGGAACGCCATAAAGTGCGTGACCTTCCCGGCGGTCAGGTTCAGCTTTTCATAGGGCTTCACCTGATCCATGAAGTAACAAGTCCGCAGGCCTTTGCAATGCTCAGAGAGCTCGACCTTAAGGTTGCTCACCCAGAGCGAACCTTCGCAACCTGCGATCACATAATCCCCACAGACAACCGCTCAAGACCCTTCGAGGATCCCCTCGCAGAGGAGATGATGCAGGCGCTTGAGAAGAACACCAGCGATTTCGGAATCAAGTTCTTCTCACCCGATTCCGGAGGTCAGGGTGTTGTTCATATTGTAGGCCCCGAGCAGGGGCTGACCCAGCCCGGCATGACCGTTGCCTGCGGAGACTCCCACACCGCAACCCACGGCGCCTTCGGAGCTATCTCCTTCGGTATCGGCACAAGCCAGGTACGGGATGTTCTTGCGACACAAACAATGTCGATCTCACCCTTCAAAGTACGCAAAGTAGAGGTGAACGGTAAGCTCGGCCCCATGGTCACTGCAAAGGATATTATCCTCCATGTAATCCGCAAACTCGGTGTTAACGGCGGTCTTGGCTACGCATACGAATTCTGCGGTGAGGCTATTGAGTCCCTCAGTATGGAAGGAAGGATGACACTCTGCAACATGGCCATAGAAGGGGGTGCAAGGGCCGGATACGTAAACCCCGATGAGAAGACCTTTGAATACCTCAAGGGAAGACCTTTCGTTCCGCAGGGTGAAGAGTTTGAGAAGCGCAAGGAGTACTGGAAGAGCATCGCTTCAGATGCGGATGCAGAGTACGACGATGTTGTGAGCTTCGACGCATCAGAGATAGAGCCTATGGTTACATGGGGTATCAACCCCGAACAGGGTGCAGGCGTCACAGAGAACATCCCCGAACCCGAAACCCTCTCCATGAAGGAAGCCCTTGAGTATATGGACTTTCAGGCGGGCAGACCCATCGAAGGCACTAAGGTTGATGTATGCTTCATAGGAAGCTGTACAAACGGCCGTATCGAAGACTTCCGTGCTGCAGCTGAATACCTCAAGGGGCGCAAGGTTGCCTCAAATGTTAAGGCACTCGCAGTTCCCGGCTCCCAGATTGTTAAGGAGCAGGCAGAGAAAGAGGGGCTCGATAAGATATTCATCGAGGCTGGCTTCGAGTGGCGTGAGCCAGGATGCTCAATGTGCCTCGCAATGAACCCCGACAAGCTCGTCGGCAGAGAGATCAGCGCATCCACATCAAACAGGAACTTCAAAGGCAGACAGGGCTCCTCCACAGGCAGAACGCTCCTTATGAGCCCTGTTATGGTAGCAGCAGCCGCTGTTAAAGGTGAAGTTGCCGATGCTAGAAAGGTTTTCGGAGGTGCAGAATGA
- the leuD gene encoding 3-isopropylmalate dehydratase small subunit, translating to MIDPIKVIKGQAVPVPGDDIDTDRIIPARYLKCVTFDGLGEALFYDERYDGEGNPKGHTIDEDKYKGAKIILSGNNFGCGSSREHAPQSIKRAGFDVVVAESFAEIFYGNSTTLGIVCAKMPKDEIAELMQLVQEKPDTEFVVDVEKRTLTANGKEYNIEMREGARSAFLDATYDSLGMLLQGKDQVAELENSLPYDFQ from the coding sequence ATGATAGATCCTATTAAGGTTATAAAGGGGCAAGCAGTACCGGTTCCCGGCGATGATATCGATACGGACAGGATTATTCCCGCTCGCTATCTCAAGTGTGTCACCTTCGACGGTCTCGGCGAAGCGCTATTCTATGACGAAAGATACGACGGCGAAGGGAACCCCAAAGGGCATACGATAGATGAAGATAAGTACAAGGGTGCCAAGATTATTCTCTCCGGAAACAACTTCGGCTGCGGTTCCTCACGTGAGCATGCACCCCAGTCCATAAAAAGGGCGGGCTTCGATGTTGTTGTTGCGGAAAGCTTTGCTGAGATATTCTACGGCAACAGCACGACCCTCGGCATTGTCTGCGCAAAGATGCCCAAGGATGAGATCGCAGAGCTTATGCAGCTCGTCCAGGAAAAGCCGGACACCGAGTTTGTTGTGGATGTTGAAAAGAGAACACTCACTGCAAACGGAAAGGAATACAACATAGAGATGAGAGAAGGCGCAAGAAGTGCTTTCCTTGATGCCACCTACGACTCCCTCGGGATGCTCCTGCAGGGAAAGGATCAGGTAGCAGAGCTTGAAAACTCTCTCCCTTATGACTTTCAGTAG
- a CDS encoding permease — protein MDLRKEIKAISIAAVVFILFYNLPAETERFRGAAVEAFALAKWYAREHVLLCLIPAFFIAGAIAVFINSAAIMKYLGAGANRVVAYGVASVSGGILAVCSCTILPLFAGIYRMGAGIGPATAFLYSGPAINILAVSLTASVLGAEIGIARAVGAVVFSIVIGLFMELFHGGSEDKGRAAQMPDVEDGRSAWQNIVYFALLILILVSATLAKPDETGGLSGLLYANKWALTIIFAVSLCAVLYGWFGVTLWKLAAGAGFTASSYLIPGASEQVVFSAGVIALSVVIATEKGEVREWFEQSWGFARQILPLLLAGVLIAGFLLGRVGNEGMIPSEWVSISLGGESLRANFIASFAGAFMYFATLTEIPIIQGLMDNGMGKGPALSLLLAGPALSLPNMLVIRSVLGTKKTATFVLLVVVMATFSGYIFGKIF, from the coding sequence TTGGATTTAAGGAAGGAAATTAAGGCTATATCTATTGCGGCGGTTGTCTTTATTCTGTTTTACAACCTCCCCGCTGAGACTGAACGGTTCAGAGGTGCAGCGGTGGAAGCCTTTGCGTTGGCGAAATGGTATGCGAGGGAACATGTGCTCCTATGCCTTATACCGGCATTCTTTATAGCGGGAGCAATAGCCGTATTTATTAATTCTGCCGCTATCATGAAGTATCTGGGTGCGGGTGCAAACAGGGTGGTTGCCTACGGGGTGGCTTCGGTTTCCGGCGGTATTCTCGCTGTGTGTTCCTGCACAATACTCCCCCTTTTCGCAGGCATATACAGGATGGGAGCGGGCATAGGCCCGGCAACGGCATTCCTTTATTCGGGTCCTGCGATAAACATCCTTGCTGTGAGCCTTACCGCAAGCGTTCTCGGCGCTGAGATAGGTATTGCAAGGGCGGTGGGCGCAGTTGTCTTCAGTATCGTTATCGGCCTGTTTATGGAGCTTTTCCATGGCGGTTCCGAGGATAAGGGGAGAGCGGCGCAGATGCCCGATGTTGAGGACGGACGCAGTGCCTGGCAGAATATCGTCTATTTTGCTCTGCTGATACTCATACTTGTATCCGCAACCCTTGCAAAACCGGACGAAACCGGTGGACTGAGCGGGCTTCTCTATGCGAATAAATGGGCTTTAACCATTATTTTTGCCGTGTCGCTGTGCGCTGTTCTTTACGGCTGGTTCGGAGTAACCCTTTGGAAGCTTGCGGCAGGAGCGGGCTTTACCGCTTCTTCGTACCTGATACCGGGAGCATCGGAGCAGGTTGTCTTTTCCGCAGGCGTCATCGCCCTTTCTGTGGTTATCGCCACGGAGAAGGGTGAGGTCCGGGAGTGGTTCGAGCAGTCCTGGGGCTTTGCAAGGCAGATCCTCCCCCTTCTGCTGGCGGGTGTTCTTATTGCGGGATTCCTTCTTGGACGTGTGGGGAATGAGGGGATGATCCCGTCTGAATGGGTTAGCATATCCCTCGGCGGTGAATCACTACGGGCGAATTTTATTGCATCCTTTGCCGGCGCATTTATGTATTTCGCCACGCTGACGGAGATACCTATAATACAGGGGCTTATGGACAACGGTATGGGAAAGGGGCCTGCGCTTTCGCTTCTGCTTGCGGGACCTGCGCTTAGTCTGCCCAATATGCTTGTGATCCGGAGCGTTCTTGGTACAAAAAAGACTGCAACATTCGTTCTACTTGTGGTAGTTATGGCCACTTTTAGCGGATATATATTCGGAAAAATATTTTAG
- a CDS encoding glycine betaine ABC transporter substrate-binding protein: MKRFINLLLAAMIAVMMTGTAFAKDKEVELVYVEWARAVAITHVAGEILEEMMGYDVKLNSVANAAMWASVASGDSDALLCAWLPNTHADLYAKYKNEVEDLGPNYVNAKLGLVVPSYVNIDSIADMKDNIDKFDGKIIGIDPGAGMSKSTEKAIQNNTSGLGDFEYVSGSDAIMVATLANAIKRDEWIAVPGWQPHWMFGEWDLKILQDPDKIYGTSETINTIVRENLKEDQPEAYEFFKNFDWKQIDLSPVLVKNKDGMDPEDSAEEFVKNNMDKIKELLQAAK; the protein is encoded by the coding sequence ATGAAAAGGTTTATCAACTTACTGCTTGCGGCGATGATCGCCGTAATGATGACAGGAACAGCATTTGCGAAGGACAAGGAAGTAGAGCTTGTTTATGTTGAGTGGGCAAGAGCCGTTGCCATCACCCATGTTGCAGGCGAAATCCTTGAGGAAATGATGGGATACGACGTTAAGCTCAACTCAGTGGCAAACGCCGCTATGTGGGCATCTGTGGCTTCCGGTGATTCCGATGCACTCCTCTGTGCATGGCTCCCCAATACCCATGCTGATCTCTACGCCAAGTATAAAAATGAGGTTGAGGATCTCGGACCCAACTATGTTAACGCAAAGCTTGGCCTCGTTGTTCCCTCATACGTGAACATCGACTCCATCGCAGACATGAAGGACAATATTGACAAGTTCGACGGCAAGATTATCGGTATCGATCCCGGTGCTGGAATGTCCAAATCAACCGAGAAGGCTATTCAGAATAACACATCCGGTCTTGGTGATTTCGAGTACGTTTCCGGTAGTGACGCCATCATGGTTGCAACCCTTGCGAATGCAATCAAGCGTGACGAGTGGATAGCAGTACCCGGTTGGCAGCCCCACTGGATGTTCGGCGAGTGGGATCTCAAGATCCTTCAGGACCCGGACAAGATCTATGGTACATCAGAGACGATCAACACCATCGTTCGTGAAAACCTTAAAGAAGACCAGCCCGAAGCTTACGAATTCTTCAAAAACTTCGACTGGAAGCAGATCGACCTAAGCCCTGTTCTCGTAAAGAATAAGGACGGTATGGATCCTGAGGACAGCGCCGAAGAGTTCGTTAAGAACAATATGGATAAGATCAAGGAGCTTCTTCAGGCTGCTAAGTAA
- a CDS encoding AI-2E family transporter: protein MDIAKFDITLKNLLIVAAVAVVMILLYRLQSLVTTFAISFFLSYLFDPVVDWFEERKINRGLTIIFLYVIAAFILILFMSYLLPLLYNEAVFFMRDFPGYLRKLFDLSEGLAEKMNYEISMDGIRDFVVPKLGGISQGALKTFNSVIASMNSLVGLVLNLALIPILTFYFLKDFDIIRDKMFDSFTKHGWRDFPDYFMKFNSLLSRYFRGQVIVAAILGVLYTITLVAAGVKPALLLGIISGVLSIVPYLGFIIGFGAALILSVAQYGDLLHPAIVIIGFTIAQSLEGNIITPKIVGGTLNLHPTAVIFALMAGGSLMGIGGMIIALPIAAFLKILVSEYLNKKSEIIEQE from the coding sequence ATGGATATTGCAAAATTTGATATTACCCTGAAAAATCTACTTATTGTTGCTGCTGTTGCGGTTGTTATGATACTTCTGTATCGTTTGCAGAGCCTTGTAACTACCTTTGCGATATCTTTTTTCCTTAGTTATCTTTTTGACCCGGTTGTGGACTGGTTTGAGGAACGAAAGATAAACCGTGGGCTTACGATAATATTTCTTTACGTTATTGCTGCGTTCATTCTTATTCTGTTTATGAGTTATCTTCTTCCTTTGCTCTATAATGAAGCTGTATTTTTCATGCGTGATTTTCCTGGGTATTTGAGAAAGCTTTTCGATCTTTCGGAAGGTCTTGCTGAAAAGATGAACTACGAGATCTCCATGGATGGTATCAGGGATTTTGTTGTGCCAAAGCTTGGTGGGATCTCACAGGGTGCGTTAAAGACATTCAACAGCGTAATCGCTTCCATGAACAGCCTTGTGGGTCTTGTACTGAATCTTGCTCTTATCCCTATCCTCACGTTCTATTTCCTGAAGGACTTCGACATAATCCGTGACAAGATGTTCGACAGCTTCACAAAGCATGGCTGGAGAGACTTTCCCGACTATTTTATGAAGTTCAACTCTCTTTTGAGCCGCTATTTCAGAGGACAGGTTATAGTGGCGGCAATACTTGGAGTTCTTTATACGATAACCCTTGTGGCCGCAGGTGTTAAGCCTGCATTACTCCTTGGCATCATCTCCGGTGTGCTGAGTATAGTTCCTTATCTAGGCTTTATTATTGGCTTTGGGGCTGCGCTTATCCTGTCCGTTGCGCAATATGGCGACCTCCTGCATCCCGCCATAGTAATCATAGGCTTCACCATTGCCCAGTCCCTTGAGGGTAATATCATAACCCCTAAGATTGTCGGCGGAACGCTGAACCTGCATCCCACGGCCGTTATTTTTGCTCTTATGGCAGGTGGCTCGCTTATGGGGATCGGCGGAATGATTATTGCACTCCCCATTGCTGCGTTTCTTAAGATTCTTGTGTCCGAGTACCTTAACAAAAAGTCTGAGATAATCGAGCAGGAATAA
- a CDS encoding ABC transporter permease, which yields MELNIPKLPVGDGIEAFINFTTDHFSFITRAISDITETGLDALIEGMLFFNPIVLILIFTALIYKFSTRRIAISSFAGLLFIWNLGLWEATISTLALVIIATMVSVAVGVPLGITAALYKSFHRVLMPILDFMQTMPAFVYLIPAIPFFGLGPVSAIFTTVIFSMPPAIRLTSLGIQQVPTELIEAADAFGSTKKQKLFKLQLPIAMPTIMAGINQTIMLALSMVVIAAMIGAGGLGGEVWRSIQRLWMGRGFEAGIAVVIIAMILDRVTQKLSEKK from the coding sequence ATGGAGCTTAATATTCCAAAACTGCCCGTTGGTGACGGTATTGAAGCATTTATCAATTTCACCACAGATCATTTCAGTTTCATAACAAGGGCAATATCAGATATTACCGAAACAGGGCTCGATGCGCTCATAGAAGGTATGCTCTTCTTTAACCCCATTGTGCTTATCCTTATTTTTACAGCGCTCATATATAAGTTCTCCACAAGGCGGATCGCCATATCGTCCTTTGCAGGACTTCTATTCATATGGAACCTCGGGCTATGGGAGGCGACTATATCCACCCTTGCCCTAGTGATAATAGCAACGATGGTATCCGTTGCCGTGGGTGTGCCTCTGGGTATCACAGCGGCTCTGTATAAGTCGTTCCACAGGGTTCTCATGCCCATACTCGACTTCATGCAGACGATGCCCGCCTTCGTATACCTTATTCCGGCGATTCCCTTTTTCGGGCTTGGTCCGGTTTCGGCGATTTTCACGACGGTTATATTCTCCATGCCCCCTGCTATCAGGCTCACAAGCCTTGGTATCCAGCAGGTTCCCACGGAGCTCATTGAGGCGGCGGATGCCTTCGGCTCCACAAAAAAACAGAAGCTTTTTAAGCTTCAGCTCCCCATAGCCATGCCTACAATCATGGCGGGTATCAACCAGACGATTATGCTTGCGCTGTCCATGGTTGTTATCGCAGCGATGATCGGTGCCGGCGGACTCGGTGGAGAGGTATGGAGATCCATCCAGAGGCTATGGATGGGTAGAGGATTCGAGGCTGGTATCGCAGTTGTTATCATCGCCATGATCCTTGATAGAGTGACCCAGAAACTTTCAGAGAAAAAGTGA